Proteins from a genomic interval of Clostridium cochlearium:
- a CDS encoding YigZ family protein, whose translation MAYYTIKNTVSTEFEERKSTFIGHAKRVYTEDEAKEFIDKIKKEHSSATHNVYAYIIGENMGIQRYTDDGEPQGTAGVPVLDVIKKNGITNVVIVVTRYFGGILLGKGGLVRAYSKGAAQAIHEAEIVQRVEGFSYHIFIEYDILGKVQYICEQNNWHIEESIYTDKVEIIIYCTNEMKNNINKEVVQATSGKCDFKIDNEGYYFKIENRLYKGE comes from the coding sequence ATGGCTTATTATACTATAAAAAATACAGTTAGTACAGAATTTGAAGAAAGAAAATCTACATTTATAGGTCATGCAAAAAGGGTCTATACAGAAGATGAAGCAAAAGAATTTATAGATAAAATAAAAAAAGAACATAGTAGCGCTACTCATAATGTATATGCATATATTATTGGAGAAAATATGGGAATACAAAGATATACTGACGATGGTGAACCACAGGGAACAGCAGGGGTACCTGTATTAGATGTTATTAAAAAAAATGGGATAACGAATGTTGTAATTGTGGTAACTAGATATTTTGGAGGTATATTACTAGGAAAAGGTGGATTAGTAAGAGCCTATAGTAAGGGAGCAGCTCAAGCTATTCATGAAGCAGAAATAGTACAAAGAGTTGAAGGTTTTTCTTATCATATATTCATAGAATATGATATTTTAGGGAAAGTACAATATATTTGTGAACAAAATAACTGGCATATAGAAGAGAGCATTTATACAGATAAAGTTGAAATAATAATATATTGTACAAATGAAATGAAAAATAATATAAATAAAGAAGTTGTACAAGCAACTTCAGGAAAATGTGATTTTAAAATTGATAATGAGGGATACTATTTTAAAATTGAAAATAGATTATATAAGGGAGAATAG
- a CDS encoding HEAT repeat domain-containing protein — protein sequence MRKGLLKVDWNNVQQYSNEEITYFLFLEGKNIDTICKIRNMSKQEVQNHIIHGKIKYSFFVKSQDEKELLKNIGKAGKLDKLSLLQSLEEKIKKNLLNYIKNNYADMPPKDKETAVWIVGELKATNCNNVLLKGSVHKFINIRRMAISAMGKIAHEDFEIPLIRALDDDNPQVVLYAIKALGKIKSKKAIDKIKTLEEKWDKNYIKNACENYTEVLKEEDSNLKR from the coding sequence ATGAGAAAAGGCTTATTAAAAGTGGATTGGAATAATGTACAACAATATTCCAATGAAGAAATAACTTATTTTTTATTTCTAGAAGGTAAAAATATAGATACAATATGTAAAATAAGAAATATGAGTAAACAAGAAGTACAGAATCATATAATTCATGGTAAAATAAAATATAGTTTTTTTGTGAAAAGCCAGGATGAAAAGGAATTACTAAAAAATATAGGTAAAGCAGGTAAGTTAGATAAACTAAGTTTATTACAATCTTTAGAAGAAAAAATAAAGAAAAATTTATTGAATTATATAAAAAATAATTATGCTGATATGCCACCGAAAGATAAGGAAACAGCTGTATGGATTGTGGGAGAATTAAAAGCAACAAATTGTAATAATGTACTTTTAAAGGGATCTGTTCACAAGTTTATAAACATAAGGAGAATGGCCATATCTGCCATGGGAAAAATAGCTCATGAAGATTTTGAAATACCTTTAATAAGAGCATTAGATGATGATAATCCACAGGTGGTTTTGTATGCTATAAAAGCTTTAGGGAAAATAAAAAGTAAAAAGGCAATAGACAAAATAAAAACCTTAGAAGAAAAATGGGACAAAAATTATATAAAAAATGCTTGTGAAAATTATACAGAAGTTTTGAAAGAAGAGGATTCTAATTTAAAGAGGTGA
- a CDS encoding PLP-dependent aminotransferase family protein, whose protein sequence is MDKYSISFENIKISKYEKIAQHIKKLIDKNIIKDGEKLPSIRKLAVFLKVNNTTIVNAYKKLEEEGYATQKVGSGTYAKRKEISININKKYGKVVRKINLKGVENYIDFSGEAACSDTFPIEPFKKVINEVLDRDGTKALVYQEALGYEGLRNSINKYFWNDKIDINNILVVSGAQQGIDIVSKSIVNVSDNIIIERPTYGGAIAVFKWRRANILEVPMEEDGMDLDYLEDLVKKNKVKIVYVMSYFQNPTGIVYSLQKKQRLLNMAEIYDFYIIEDDYLSELIYNDDKYISFKSMDRNDRVIYIKSFSKIFLPGIRLGYMITPNKFRDVIQNSKINTDIATSSLMQRVLDIYIRKDVWKGYIEKLNSMYKSRYLFIKDNIKDLEKYLDIYVPTGGLHIYATIKNPSINCLELFKILKEEGVLITPGVIFYKKPEEGMRYFRISFSQTSIEDIKKGFKIIEKVLKEWN, encoded by the coding sequence ATGGATAAATATAGTATATCGTTTGAAAATATAAAAATATCAAAATATGAAAAAATAGCTCAACATATAAAAAAACTAATAGATAAAAATATAATAAAAGATGGAGAAAAATTACCATCAATAAGAAAATTAGCTGTTTTTCTTAAAGTAAATAATACTACCATAGTAAATGCCTATAAAAAACTAGAAGAAGAGGGATATGCTACTCAAAAGGTTGGTAGTGGTACTTATGCTAAAAGAAAAGAAATAAGTATAAATATAAACAAAAAATATGGCAAAGTAGTAAGAAAGATAAATCTTAAAGGGGTAGAAAACTATATAGATTTTTCTGGAGAAGCTGCTTGTAGTGATACTTTTCCTATAGAACCGTTTAAAAAGGTTATAAATGAAGTATTAGATAGAGATGGTACAAAAGCTTTAGTATATCAAGAGGCTCTAGGATATGAAGGATTAAGAAATTCAATAAACAAATATTTTTGGAATGATAAAATAGATATTAACAATATTTTAGTAGTTTCAGGAGCACAACAGGGTATAGACATAGTATCTAAATCCATTGTTAATGTTAGTGATAATATAATTATAGAGAGACCTACTTATGGCGGAGCTATAGCTGTATTTAAATGGAGAAGAGCAAATATATTAGAAGTTCCTATGGAAGAAGATGGAATGGATTTAGATTATTTAGAGGATTTAGTTAAAAAAAATAAAGTTAAAATTGTTTATGTAATGAGTTATTTTCAAAATCCCACAGGTATTGTTTATAGCTTGCAAAAGAAACAAAGACTTTTAAATATGGCTGAAATTTATGATTTTTACATCATAGAAGATGATTATCTTTCAGAATTAATATATAATGATGATAAATACATAAGTTTTAAAAGCATGGATAGAAATGATAGAGTTATATATATTAAAAGTTTTTCTAAGATATTTTTACCAGGAATAAGACTAGGATATATGATTACTCCAAATAAATTTAGAGATGTAATTCAGAATTCAAAAATAAATACGGATATAGCCACTTCTAGTTTAATGCAAAGAGTTCTAGATATATATATAAGAAAAGATGTTTGGAAAGGTTATATAGAAAAATTAAATAGTATGTATAAAAGTAGATATTTGTTTATAAAAGATAATATAAAAGATTTAGAAAAATATCTAGATATATATGTGCCAACAGGTGGATTACATATATATGCTACAATTAAAAATCCTAGTATAAATTGTTTAGAACTTTTTAAAATATTAAAAGAAGAAGGTGTACTTATAACACCAGGAGTTATATTTTATAAAAAACCTGAAGAAGGTATGAGGTATTTTAGAATAAGTTTTTCACAAACTAGCATAGAAGATATAAAAAAAGGTTTTAAAATTATAGAAAAAGTATTAAAAGAATGGAATTAG
- a CDS encoding nucleotidyltransferase domain-containing protein, with protein sequence MYRTIMQYQDVFNRLVNKLKSKDEILAVMVFGSIVTGDLWDESDIDLFVITNKNMNGIRNIYIEEDNISVHVKLMNKNTFVALVNKNIKGGYVHRIFTSCKLVFSKDRDITNLYDRGRYYPDIDRERWNMVYLSNSLKSIGVCKKYLVNDGVYTAYISVVKAIEEFSKLYVNLSGYMISKDAITMAVSLNKDFKQYVDDLFFNREEVHDSIKRIIDFMEENINKNIRKTTAILLEYMRKKDEFLSAEDIMHDPLFKNFDISLEDILERLYENEIIKRETRDYKTEDGETLFKENVYYL encoded by the coding sequence GTGTATAGGACTATAATGCAATATCAAGACGTATTTAATAGGTTAGTTAATAAGTTGAAAAGCAAAGACGAAATCTTAGCAGTGATGGTATTTGGGAGTATTGTAACTGGAGATTTGTGGGATGAGTCTGATATAGATTTATTTGTAATTACAAATAAAAATATGAATGGTATAAGAAATATATATATAGAGGAAGATAATATATCCGTTCATGTTAAATTAATGAATAAAAATACCTTTGTAGCATTGGTTAACAAGAATATTAAAGGTGGATATGTTCATAGAATATTTACTTCTTGTAAATTAGTTTTTTCAAAAGACAGGGATATAACTAATTTATATGATAGAGGAAGATATTATCCAGATATAGATAGAGAAAGATGGAATATGGTTTATTTAAGTAATTCTTTAAAAAGTATAGGAGTTTGTAAGAAATATTTAGTAAATGATGGAGTTTACACTGCATATATATCTGTAGTTAAGGCAATAGAGGAGTTTTCAAAACTATATGTAAATTTATCAGGTTATATGATAAGCAAAGATGCTATAACTATGGCAGTAAGTTTAAATAAGGACTTTAAACAATACGTAGATGATTTATTTTTTAATAGAGAAGAAGTTCATGATAGCATAAAAAGAATAATAGATTTTATGGAAGAAAACATAAATAAAAATATTAGGAAAACTACGGCTATATTATTAGAATATATGAGAAAAAAGGATGAATTCTTAAGTGCAGAAGATATTATGCATGATCCTTTGTTTAAAAACTTTGATATTTCATTAGAAGATATATTAGAGAGACTTTATGAAAATGAAATAATAAAAAGAGAAACTAGAGACTATAAAACTGAAGATGGTGAAACACTATTTAAAGAAAATGTTTATTATTTATAG
- a CDS encoding pyruvate carboxylase, whose protein sequence is MKKFKRVLVANRGEIAIRIFRACEELGIRTVAIYSNEDKFSLFRTKADESYLIGKNKGPVEAYLNIDEIISLAIKKGVDAIHPGYGFLSENSEFANKCREAGIEFIGPTGDIIEKLGDKIQSKIVARKAGVKTIPGVEKAITSEEEAFKIARECGYPVMVKAAAGGGGRGMRIVKEEKDLISTFNNAKDEARKAFGIDSLFIEKYLEGPKHIEVQILGDKYGNIVHLYERDCSIQRRHQKVVEFAPALSISEEKREQICEDALKIARAVGYVNAGTVEFLVDKYGNHYFIEVNPRVQVEHTITEMITGIDIVQSQILIAQGYSLDSPEINIKSQEDIRKRGYAIQCRVTTEDPMNNFAPDTGKIDVYRSGSGFGIRLDGGNGFTGAIISPYYDSLLVKTTAWSRSFKDAASKAKRSIRELKVSGVKTNVGFLINVLNHPTFLKGDCTTNFINDNPELFDINAKADKELRLLKYIGEKVVNETHGNKPNFDVPVVPKVYSNKEKYGTKQILDKEGAKGLVNWIKNQEKLLITDTTMRDAHQSLMATRLRSKDMIKIAEAQSNLASDLFSMEMWGGATFDVSYRFLKEDPWKRLQELRKRIPNILFQMLIRGANGVGYKSYPDNVIREFIKKSAENGIDVFRIFDSLNWLKGIEVAMDEVLNNGKVAEACICYTGDILDETRDKYTLKYYVDTAKEMEKMGAHILGIKDMSALLKPYAASKLIKALKNEISIPIHLHTHDTTGNGVATILMAAEAGVDIVDTAFSSMSGLTSQPAMNSVVAALKNTNRDSKLDLDNLQQISDYWTAVRPVYAQFESDLKSGTTEIYKYEIPGGQYSNLKPQVESFGLGHKFNEIKEMYKKVNDMLGDIVKVTPSSKMVGDLAIFMVKNNLTPENILEKGESMAFPDSVVSYFKGMMGQPNGGFPKKLQNIVLKEDKPINARPGELLEPVDFNEIKKYLQDKYKKEFTDEEIMSYALYPDVFEDYLKYIQEYGNLTNMGSDVFFHGLREGETSEIEIEEGKTLIVRLLEIGKLHNGKRNLVFEVNGNRREIQILDKANNLKNLQQEDHIAMADKEDKSQIGASIPGSISKILVKEGDTVKKGDGIAVIEAMKMETNIVSNVSGKVKKIFVKENEQVKVGQLIVKIGE, encoded by the coding sequence ATTAAAAAATTTAAAAGAGTTTTGGTGGCAAATAGAGGAGAAATAGCCATAAGGATTTTTAGGGCTTGTGAAGAGTTAGGTATAAGAACAGTTGCCATATATTCTAATGAAGATAAATTTTCTTTATTTAGAACAAAAGCAGATGAATCTTACCTTATAGGAAAAAACAAGGGCCCTGTTGAAGCATACTTAAATATTGATGAAATAATAAGTTTAGCCATTAAAAAGGGAGTAGATGCAATACATCCAGGATATGGTTTTCTTTCTGAAAACAGTGAATTTGCTAATAAATGTAGAGAGGCTGGAATTGAATTTATAGGTCCTACAGGGGATATAATAGAAAAATTAGGCGATAAAATTCAATCTAAGATAGTAGCTAGAAAAGCTGGTGTAAAAACTATTCCAGGAGTAGAAAAAGCTATAACATCTGAAGAAGAAGCTTTTAAAATAGCAAGAGAATGTGGCTATCCTGTTATGGTAAAAGCAGCTGCCGGTGGTGGCGGAAGAGGTATGAGAATTGTAAAAGAAGAAAAAGATTTAATTTCAACCTTTAATAATGCTAAAGATGAAGCTAGAAAAGCTTTTGGAATAGATAGTTTATTTATAGAAAAATATTTAGAGGGTCCAAAACATATAGAGGTTCAAATTTTAGGAGATAAATATGGAAATATAGTTCATTTATATGAAAGGGATTGTTCAATACAAAGGAGACATCAAAAAGTTGTGGAGTTTGCTCCGGCATTATCCATATCTGAGGAAAAGAGAGAACAAATTTGTGAGGATGCTTTAAAAATAGCTAGAGCTGTAGGATATGTAAATGCAGGTACTGTGGAATTCTTAGTAGATAAATATGGAAACCACTATTTCATAGAAGTTAATCCAAGAGTTCAAGTAGAACACACAATAACTGAAATGATAACAGGAATTGATATAGTTCAAAGTCAAATATTAATAGCTCAAGGATATAGTTTAGATTCACCAGAAATAAATATAAAATCTCAAGAAGATATAAGGAAAAGAGGATATGCAATACAATGTAGGGTAACCACAGAAGATCCTATGAACAATTTTGCACCAGATACGGGAAAAATAGATGTTTATAGAAGTGGATCTGGATTCGGTATAAGATTAGATGGAGGAAATGGATTTACAGGAGCTATAATAAGCCCATATTATGATAGTTTGCTAGTTAAAACCACAGCTTGGTCTAGAAGTTTTAAAGATGCAGCAAGTAAAGCAAAAAGATCTATAAGAGAGTTAAAAGTATCTGGAGTAAAAACTAATGTAGGTTTTTTAATAAATGTATTAAATCATCCAACATTTTTAAAAGGTGATTGTACTACTAATTTTATAAATGACAATCCAGAGTTATTTGATATAAATGCAAAAGCTGATAAAGAATTAAGACTTTTAAAATATATAGGAGAGAAAGTAGTTAACGAAACCCATGGAAACAAACCTAATTTTGATGTACCAGTAGTACCTAAAGTTTATAGTAATAAAGAAAAATATGGAACTAAGCAGATATTAGACAAAGAAGGGGCAAAAGGACTTGTAAACTGGATAAAAAATCAGGAAAAGCTTTTAATAACAGATACTACAATGAGAGATGCTCATCAATCTTTAATGGCTACTAGACTCAGAAGTAAAGATATGATAAAAATTGCAGAGGCTCAATCCAATTTAGCATCAGATCTTTTTTCTATGGAAATGTGGGGGGGAGCTACCTTTGATGTATCCTATAGATTTTTAAAGGAAGATCCTTGGAAAAGACTACAAGAACTTAGAAAGAGAATTCCAAATATTTTATTTCAAATGCTTATAAGAGGGGCAAATGGTGTAGGATATAAAAGTTATCCAGATAATGTTATAAGAGAGTTTATAAAAAAATCTGCAGAAAATGGAATAGATGTATTTAGAATATTCGATTCTTTAAACTGGTTAAAAGGTATTGAAGTAGCCATGGATGAAGTTTTAAACAATGGAAAAGTTGCAGAAGCATGTATTTGTTATACTGGGGATATTTTAGATGAAACTAGAGATAAATATACATTGAAATATTATGTAGATACAGCTAAGGAAATGGAAAAAATGGGGGCTCATATACTTGGTATAAAGGATATGTCTGCTCTTTTAAAACCATATGCAGCTTCAAAATTAATAAAGGCATTAAAAAATGAAATAAGTATTCCTATACATCTTCATACTCATGATACTACAGGAAATGGTGTAGCTACAATACTTATGGCAGCAGAAGCAGGAGTGGATATAGTTGATACAGCTTTTAGCAGTATGTCTGGATTAACTAGTCAGCCAGCTATGAACTCAGTTGTTGCTGCATTAAAAAATACAAATAGAGATAGTAAATTGGATTTAGATAATTTGCAACAAATATCAGATTACTGGACAGCAGTAAGACCAGTATATGCTCAATTTGAATCTGACTTAAAATCTGGAACTACAGAAATATATAAATATGAAATACCAGGAGGACAATATTCTAATTTAAAACCTCAAGTAGAAAGTTTTGGATTAGGACATAAATTTAATGAAATAAAAGAGATGTACAAAAAAGTAAATGATATGCTAGGAGATATAGTAAAAGTTACTCCATCTTCTAAAATGGTAGGGGATTTAGCTATATTTATGGTTAAAAATAATTTGACACCAGAAAATATATTAGAAAAGGGTGAAAGTATGGCTTTCCCTGATTCAGTGGTTTCATATTTTAAAGGGATGATGGGACAGCCTAATGGCGGGTTCCCAAAAAAACTTCAAAATATAGTTTTAAAGGAAGATAAACCTATAAATGCAAGACCAGGAGAACTTTTAGAACCAGTAGATTTTAATGAAATAAAAAAATATTTACAAGATAAATATAAAAAAGAATTTACAGACGAGGAAATAATGAGTTATGCACTATATCCAGATGTATTTGAAGATTATTTAAAATATATACAAGAATATGGAAATTTAACTAATATGGGTAGTGATGTGTTTTTCCATGGTTTGAGAGAAGGAGAAACTAGTGAAATTGAAATCGAAGAAGGAAAGACACTTATAGTTAGACTTCTTGAAATAGGAAAATTGCATAATGGTAAAAGAAATTTAGTATTTGAAGTTAATGGAAATAGGCGAGAAATACAAATATTAGATAAGGCTAACAATTTAAAGAATCTACAACAAGAAGATCATATAGCTATGGCAGATAAAGAAGACAAATCTCAAATAGGAGCAAGTATACCTGGAAGCATAAGTAAGATACTTGTTAAAGAAGGAGACACTGTAAAAAAAGGAGATGGCATAGCAGTAATAGAAGCTATGAAAATGGAAACTAATATAGTATCTAATGTAAGTGGTAAGGTTAAAAAAATATTTGTAAAAGAGAATGAACAGGTAAAAGTAGGACAATTAATAGTAAAAATAGGAGAATAA
- the rd gene encoding rubredoxin, which translates to MDKYVCTVCGYIYDPAVGDPDSGVAAGTPFADIPDTWVCPLCGVGKSEFEKTE; encoded by the coding sequence ATGGATAAATATGTTTGTACTGTATGTGGATATATATATGATCCAGCAGTGGGAGATCCTGATAGTGGAGTAGCAGCAGGTACCCCATTTGCAGATATTCCAGATACTTGGGTATGTCCTCTATGTGGAGTAGGGAAAAGTGAATTTGAAAAAACAGAATAA
- a CDS encoding amidohydrolase, translated as MSILIENIMIVTMDQEQDVIGKGYILIKDNKIKEVNVGEYLGKEENLYKIDGKDHCAMPGLINAHTHAGMTIFRGYGEGLPLMRWLNEKIWPIESKLKNNHVKIATELAALEMLRSGTTCFNDMYFYEEEVIKVAKEFNIRGVIGVSIMGDNWEHQLKEAIDLDKKIKEDKSGLIDSMIAPHSPYTLSIDALKTIAKEAKLKNKNIHIHISETQDEVNIIKERYNKTSCELLQDIGIFNSKVAGAHCVYLTDNDMNILKENGASVIYNPQSNMKLASGIARIAEMNDIDINVCLGTDGTSSNNNLNMIEEMETGTILQKLYYKDATKLNAKQVLKMATYNGAMALMNDKKLGKIKEDYLADIVLLDLNKPNMIPINDIHSNIVFSANGSEVDYVIVNGNIVMEKGEFKHIDEEKVLHNFKEMCNDIFNRQ; from the coding sequence ATGAGCATCTTAATTGAAAATATTATGATAGTTACTATGGATCAAGAACAGGATGTAATAGGGAAAGGATATATACTAATTAAAGATAATAAAATAAAAGAAGTGAATGTAGGAGAATATTTAGGCAAAGAAGAAAATTTATATAAAATAGATGGCAAGGATCATTGTGCTATGCCAGGATTAATAAATGCGCATACTCATGCTGGAATGACTATATTTAGAGGTTATGGAGAAGGGCTGCCTTTAATGAGATGGTTAAATGAAAAAATATGGCCTATAGAAAGTAAATTAAAAAATAATCATGTTAAAATAGCTACAGAATTAGCAGCATTAGAGATGTTAAGAAGTGGAACAACTTGTTTTAATGATATGTATTTTTATGAAGAAGAAGTTATAAAAGTTGCAAAAGAGTTTAACATAAGAGGTGTAATAGGCGTTTCTATAATGGGAGATAATTGGGAACATCAATTGAAAGAAGCAATAGATTTAGATAAAAAAATAAAAGAGGACAAAAGTGGATTAATAGATTCCATGATAGCACCTCATTCACCATACACTCTATCTATTGATGCATTAAAAACTATTGCAAAAGAGGCTAAATTAAAAAATAAAAATATTCATATACATATATCTGAAACTCAAGATGAAGTTAACATTATAAAAGAAAGATACAATAAAACCTCTTGTGAACTATTACAAGATATAGGTATATTTAATTCAAAAGTGGCAGGAGCTCACTGTGTGTATTTAACAGATAATGATATGAATATATTAAAAGAAAATGGAGCAAGCGTTATATACAATCCTCAAAGTAATATGAAATTAGCTAGTGGTATAGCAAGAATTGCTGAAATGAATGATATAGATATAAATGTATGCTTAGGTACAGATGGTACTTCTAGCAATAATAATCTAAATATGATAGAAGAAATGGAAACAGGGACAATACTTCAAAAGCTTTACTATAAAGATGCTACAAAACTAAATGCTAAGCAAGTATTAAAAATGGCTACATACAATGGGGCTATGGCTTTAATGAATGATAAAAAGTTAGGAAAGATAAAAGAAGATTATTTAGCAGATATTGTTTTGTTGGATTTAAATAAACCTAATATGATTCCTATAAATGATATTCATTCAAATATAGTGTTTTCGGCTAATGGTAGTGAAGTAGATTATGTAATAGTAAATGGTAATATTGTAATGGAAAAGGGTGAATTTAAACATATAGATGAAGAAAAAGTATTGCATAATTTTAAAGAAATGTGCAATGATATATTTAATAGACAGTAA
- the hflX gene encoding GTPase HflX produces the protein MIYGNTEGIRNTILEKLEEIYNMEIAKDEICSKELISILAYFTDLIGREISIAINRRGNIESITLGDSSTVELPILEIKERKLSGIRIVHTHPNGNSTLSSLDLSALLKLKLDCIAAIGVMDGKVKDTTVGFCDVQNDSLKYNNSKKLSVDEFLNINILERLEYIEDIIKSSKVEEDYGEKAIIVGIENEESLDELAELVRACEVSVVGRIFQKKSKMDPALYIGSGKVSEVGLLAQKTGANVVIFDDELSGSQLRNLEKYLGIKAIDRTTLILEIFSKRAKSREGKIQVELAQLKYRLPRLIGMGAVLSRTGGGIGTRGPGEQKLETDRRHIKNRIYDLTKELEKIKKIRNTQRSSRNEIPKVSLVGYTNSGKSTLRNYMYNLFQSKELNKKDSVLEADMLFATLDTTTRAINLPDNRVITLTDTVGFIRKLPHDLVESFKSTLEEVIESDLLLHVVDISSDHYLEQIEAVNNVLEELNALHKPIILLINKIDKIDKNELEIKLENLKEHEYVCISAKQGINIDILLKEIVNKLPNKLKKVEYLIPYNKQDVVAYLHRNAKVNEQKYKDNGTYICAEVDELVYNVCNEYMIK, from the coding sequence TTGATATATGGAAATACAGAGGGAATAAGGAATACTATTTTAGAAAAGCTAGAAGAAATATATAATATGGAGATTGCAAAAGACGAAATATGCAGTAAAGAATTAATAAGTATTTTGGCGTATTTTACGGACCTCATTGGAAGAGAAATAAGTATTGCAATAAATAGAAGAGGAAATATAGAAAGTATTACATTAGGAGATAGTAGTACAGTAGAACTGCCTATTTTAGAAATTAAAGAAAGAAAACTTTCAGGTATAAGAATAGTCCATACACATCCTAATGGTAATTCCACTCTATCTTCATTAGATTTGTCAGCATTACTTAAGTTAAAATTAGATTGTATAGCAGCTATTGGGGTTATGGATGGAAAAGTAAAGGATACGACTGTAGGATTTTGTGATGTTCAAAATGATAGTTTAAAGTATAATAATAGTAAAAAACTTAGTGTAGATGAATTTTTAAATATAAATATTTTAGAACGATTGGAATATATAGAAGATATTATAAAGAGTAGTAAGGTAGAAGAAGATTATGGAGAAAAGGCTATAATAGTTGGAATAGAAAATGAAGAAAGCTTGGATGAATTAGCAGAGCTTGTAAGAGCTTGTGAAGTATCTGTGGTAGGTAGAATTTTCCAAAAGAAAAGCAAAATGGATCCAGCCCTTTATATAGGTAGTGGTAAAGTTTCAGAGGTAGGACTTTTAGCGCAAAAAACTGGAGCAAATGTAGTGATATTTGACGATGAACTCTCTGGTTCACAACTTAGAAATTTAGAAAAGTATTTAGGAATAAAAGCTATAGATAGAACTACTCTTATATTAGAGATATTTTCTAAAAGGGCTAAAAGTAGAGAAGGAAAAATACAAGTAGAATTAGCTCAGTTAAAATACAGATTGCCAAGACTAATAGGGATGGGTGCAGTATTATCTAGAACAGGTGGAGGAATTGGAACAAGGGGACCAGGAGAACAAAAATTAGAAACAGATAGACGTCATATTAAAAATAGAATATATGATCTAACAAAGGAATTAGAAAAAATAAAGAAAATAAGAAATACTCAAAGGAGTTCTAGAAATGAAATTCCCAAAGTTTCACTAGTAGGATATACTAATTCAGGTAAATCCACTCTTAGAAACTATATGTATAATTTATTTCAGTCAAAAGAATTAAATAAAAAAGATAGTGTTTTAGAAGCAGATATGCTATTTGCAACTTTGGATACAACTACAAGAGCAATAAATCTGCCAGATAATAGAGTCATAACTCTAACAGATACTGTTGGGTTTATAAGAAAATTACCTCATGATTTAGTGGAATCTTTTAAATCTACATTAGAAGAGGTTATAGAATCAGATTTACTACTTCATGTGGTAGATATATCATCTGATCATTATTTAGAGCAAATAGAGGCTGTTAACAATGTATTAGAAGAATTAAATGCATTACATAAGCCAATTATACTTTTAATAAATAAAATAGATAAAATAGATAAAAATGAATTAGAAATTAAATTAGAAAATTTGAAAGAACATGAATATGTATGTATATCTGCAAAACAGGGAATAAATATAGATATATTATTAAAAGAAATAGTTAATAAATTACCCAATAAGCTTAAAAAGGTGGAATACTTAATTCCATACAATAAGCAAGATGTAGTTGCATATCTTCATAGAAATGCTAAAGTTAATGAACAAAAATATAAAGATAATGGAACGTATATATGTGCTGAAGTAGATGAGTTAGTATACAATGTATGTAATGAATATATGATTAAATAA
- the hpt gene encoding hypoxanthine phosphoribosyltransferase: MEEKTRNILITSEEIQKKVEVMGKKISEDYEGKNLYVLSLLRGSFIFASDLVRCITIPTKIGFMTTSSYGHEEVSTGKVKIVNDIPDDIKGMDVLIVDDIVDTGITMDFVINHVKSLGANSVKSCVLLDKPERRKLDLVPEYCCFSIPDVFVVGYGLNYGDYYRNVPYIFNWEE, translated from the coding sequence ATGGAAGAAAAAACAAGAAATATATTAATTACATCAGAAGAAATACAAAAAAAAGTAGAAGTCATGGGCAAAAAAATATCTGAAGATTATGAAGGAAAAAATTTATACGTTCTATCTTTATTAAGGGGAAGTTTCATATTTGCATCAGATTTAGTAAGATGTATTACAATACCTACAAAAATAGGGTTTATGACAACTTCTAGTTATGGACATGAAGAAGTTTCTACTGGAAAGGTTAAAATAGTTAATGACATACCTGATGATATAAAAGGAATGGATGTACTAATTGTAGATGATATAGTAGATACTGGAATAACAATGGATTTTGTTATAAATCATGTTAAAAGCCTAGGCGCTAATTCAGTTAAATCCTGTGTGCTTTTAGATAAACCTGAAAGAAGAAAACTTGATTTAGTTCCTGAGTATTGTTGTTTTTCAATCCCAGATGTTTTTGTAGTTGGATACGGATTAAACTATGGGGACTATTATAGAAATGTACCTTATATTTTTAATTGGGAAGAGTAA